In Streptomyces sp. NBC_01717, one DNA window encodes the following:
- the mhpA gene encoding bifunctional 3-(3-hydroxy-phenyl)propionate/3-hydroxycinnamic acid hydroxylase MhpA has protein sequence MSAASRTPVVIIGAGPVGVTAALLLARRGVHSVVLERHRDVYPLPRAVVVDDEVRRILQSVGVHEEFAALARPARGLRLLDARHRVIAEIARSPQGHHGFPQTSMFDQPELEHLLRDALANRPECELRGGVEVVSVSQNADGAKGSTGPVRVTFRRDGSDEDEHLWADAVLGCDGSGSVTRDAIGATWEDLHFEESWRVIDVRTSLRVRSWEGAEQICCPTQPATFMRVGEDRYRWEFRLPDDQPLDGPDGLERLRELVAPWVDLPSDASPGDDFEVIRQAQYTFRARLADRWRRGRVFLLGDAAHLTPPFIGQGLCTGLRDAHNLTWKLARVLQQGADEGLLDTYEHERKPHARHVIRVAVAVGWAMTGGQDRAAALRRAVVGAACRIPGVTAAVSRDLSPALAAGPLVRRRPRLTGRVLAGTFCPQPWVQRDGRRVRLDDVLGDSFAVLTAVPPTPQVTAVATALGASTIHIDDLGDDGTLATWLARGRADAVLLRPDRAVMDTVPIGTGDFTDTAVWAPLLHTARHIADARPVPPPRSPTP, from the coding sequence ATGAGCGCCGCATCCCGGACACCAGTGGTGATCATCGGTGCGGGACCCGTGGGGGTCACGGCCGCTCTCCTGCTCGCCCGACGCGGAGTACACAGCGTCGTCCTGGAGCGCCACCGGGACGTCTACCCCTTGCCGCGCGCCGTTGTCGTGGACGACGAGGTCCGCCGGATCCTGCAGAGTGTCGGCGTCCACGAGGAATTCGCCGCCCTCGCCCGCCCGGCACGCGGGCTCCGGCTGCTGGACGCCAGGCACCGCGTGATCGCCGAAATCGCGCGGTCCCCGCAGGGACATCACGGCTTTCCGCAGACCAGCATGTTCGACCAGCCCGAACTGGAACACCTGCTGCGCGACGCCCTGGCGAACCGCCCCGAGTGTGAGCTGCGGGGCGGGGTGGAGGTCGTTTCCGTCAGCCAGAACGCAGATGGAGCAAAGGGTTCGACTGGTCCGGTCCGGGTCACCTTCCGCCGCGACGGCAGCGACGAGGACGAGCACCTTTGGGCCGATGCCGTCCTCGGCTGCGATGGCTCGGGCAGCGTCACCCGCGACGCCATCGGCGCCACATGGGAGGACCTGCACTTCGAGGAGAGCTGGCGAGTCATCGACGTGCGCACCAGCCTCCGGGTGCGCAGCTGGGAAGGCGCCGAGCAGATCTGCTGCCCCACCCAGCCGGCCACTTTCATGCGCGTCGGCGAAGACCGCTACCGCTGGGAGTTCCGGCTGCCCGACGATCAGCCCCTGGACGGTCCGGACGGGCTGGAGCGCCTGCGCGAGCTGGTCGCCCCCTGGGTGGACCTGCCGTCCGATGCCTCCCCGGGCGACGACTTCGAGGTGATTCGGCAGGCGCAGTACACCTTCCGCGCCCGCCTCGCCGACCGGTGGCGCCGGGGACGCGTCTTCCTGCTGGGCGACGCCGCCCACCTCACCCCGCCCTTCATCGGGCAGGGGCTGTGCACGGGCCTGCGCGACGCCCACAACCTCACCTGGAAACTCGCCCGGGTCCTCCAACAAGGCGCAGACGAAGGACTGCTGGACACCTACGAGCACGAGCGCAAGCCGCACGCCCGCCACGTGATCCGCGTCGCGGTCGCCGTCGGCTGGGCCATGACCGGCGGCCAGGACCGCGCCGCAGCGCTCCGCCGGGCCGTCGTGGGCGCAGCGTGCCGCATCCCCGGCGTGACCGCGGCGGTGAGCCGCGACCTCAGCCCCGCCCTGGCCGCCGGTCCGCTGGTACGCCGCCGTCCCCGGCTGACCGGCCGCGTGCTGGCCGGCACCTTCTGCCCGCAGCCCTGGGTTCAGCGCGACGGCAGGCGAGTGCGCCTCGATGACGTCCTCGGGGACTCCTTCGCCGTCCTGACCGCCGTGCCACCCACCCCGCAGGTGACGGCTGTGGCCACGGCACTGGGCGCATCCACGATTCACATCGACGACCTGGGCGACGACGGCACCCTGGCCACCTGGCTGGCACGCGGCCGAGCCGACGCCGTCCTGCTGCGCCCCGACCGCGCCGTGATGGACACCGTCCCCATCGGCACCGGCGATTTCACGGACACCGCCGTCTGGGCCCCCCTGCTCCACACGGCCCGCCATATCGCCGATGCCCGGCCCGTCCCTCCGCCGAGGAGCCCCACACCATGA
- a CDS encoding fumarylacetoacetate hydrolase family protein: MSTNVMRTTDGWWAVRDERAVRIETQAVTTADLLADRDAVREAATSAESGTPVADLVALPPVTTPCRVVAQMVNYHSHAKDSGFTGDIPPTFFRKASGSVSGPHEEIVRPSHVKFLDYEVELALVMGAPLPVGTVVEESDLPRYVAGLVLTNDVSARDVQLTKTQFYESKSYPTFTPTGPYLALLEPEDFAHLLNLRLRLSVNGEPRQDRTLADMIVRPAQALTLLARFQTLDRGDLLLTGTPGGTALKAPPKPVEKIAALLPPALKWKAFFNSQAKNPRYLRNGDLITATIATPDGRIDLGEQRTSVTGTP; the protein is encoded by the coding sequence ATGAGCACCAACGTTATGCGCACCACCGACGGCTGGTGGGCCGTCCGGGACGAGCGCGCCGTCCGTATCGAGACCCAGGCAGTCACCACTGCCGATCTGCTCGCCGACCGGGACGCGGTCCGCGAGGCCGCCACCTCCGCCGAAAGCGGCACGCCCGTCGCCGACCTGGTGGCCCTGCCTCCGGTCACGACCCCCTGCCGGGTGGTCGCCCAAATGGTCAACTACCACAGCCACGCCAAGGATTCGGGCTTCACCGGCGACATCCCGCCCACCTTCTTCCGCAAGGCGTCCGGCTCCGTCAGCGGCCCGCACGAGGAGATCGTCCGCCCCTCACACGTGAAGTTCCTCGATTACGAGGTGGAACTCGCCCTCGTCATGGGCGCACCTCTGCCCGTGGGCACCGTCGTGGAAGAGAGTGACCTGCCGCGCTACGTCGCCGGTCTCGTCCTGACCAACGACGTCAGCGCCCGCGACGTCCAGTTGACCAAGACCCAGTTCTACGAGAGCAAGTCCTATCCAACTTTCACACCGACGGGTCCGTACCTGGCCCTGCTGGAACCCGAGGACTTCGCCCACCTGCTCAACCTGCGGCTGCGGTTGTCGGTCAACGGCGAGCCGCGCCAGGACCGCACACTCGCCGACATGATCGTACGACCCGCGCAGGCCCTCACCCTGCTCGCCCGCTTCCAGACCCTCGACCGGGGCGACCTGCTGCTGACCGGCACGCCCGGCGGCACGGCCCTGAAAGCCCCGCCCAAGCCTGTCGAGAAGATCGCAGCACTGCTGCCGCCCGCGCTGAAGTGGAAGGCGTTCTTCAACAGCCAGGCCAAAAACCCCCGTTACCTGCGTAATGGTGACCTCATCACCGCCACGATCGCCACCCCGGACGGGCGGATCGACCTCGGCGAGCAGCGGACCTCTGTAACGGGTACCCCATGA
- a CDS encoding VOC family protein yields MSHTPVNRATPPTPHQDLHSEQGALRGEHPGRSRNPVLKVADLAWLEFEKPDLDQAEVFARDFGFAIAARTEKELWLRGTFAGSPCMVIRLGRASRFVGPAFRAAERADLDRLARATGSTVRDIGVPGGGQSVALLDPSGLAVRVVYCAEQLPALPEQQPLILNFGTEPRRTNTAQRPPREPSRIQRLGHVVLETRVFARTLDWYLDTLGMIVSDFLFLDGQRGRGPTMAFIRCDQGGVAVDHHTLALHLGPGTGYVHSAYQVTDLDAIAVGGEYLAERGYRRSWGIGRHIQGSQLFDYWRDPDHFMLEHFADGDLFSCDLEPGWAPMSGSGLAQWGPPVTRDFLGTNPSPAKLREVMTALRDDNELDPARLLGLMKAMSS; encoded by the coding sequence ATGTCCCACACCCCCGTTAACAGGGCCACTCCCCCGACGCCCCACCAAGACCTTCACAGTGAGCAGGGCGCCCTGCGCGGAGAGCACCCCGGACGTTCCCGGAATCCCGTGCTCAAGGTGGCGGATCTGGCCTGGCTGGAGTTCGAGAAGCCGGACCTGGACCAGGCCGAGGTGTTCGCGCGTGACTTCGGGTTCGCGATCGCCGCCCGCACCGAGAAGGAGCTGTGGCTGCGCGGCACGTTCGCGGGCTCACCCTGCATGGTCATCCGGCTGGGGCGTGCGTCCCGGTTCGTCGGGCCGGCGTTCCGCGCGGCCGAGCGGGCCGACCTGGACCGGCTCGCCCGCGCTACCGGCAGTACCGTCCGGGACATCGGCGTACCTGGCGGTGGGCAGTCGGTCGCCCTGCTCGATCCCTCGGGCCTGGCGGTCCGGGTCGTGTACTGCGCCGAGCAGCTACCCGCGCTGCCCGAGCAGCAGCCGCTGATCCTCAACTTCGGCACCGAGCCCCGTCGTACGAACACCGCCCAGCGTCCGCCCCGTGAGCCGTCCCGTATCCAGCGGCTGGGCCATGTGGTGCTGGAGACTCGGGTGTTTGCCCGCACCCTGGACTGGTACCTGGACACCCTCGGGATGATCGTGTCCGACTTCCTGTTCCTGGACGGGCAGCGCGGGCGCGGGCCGACCATGGCGTTCATCCGGTGCGACCAGGGAGGCGTGGCCGTCGATCACCACACGCTGGCCCTGCACCTGGGACCCGGAACCGGCTATGTCCACTCCGCCTACCAGGTCACCGACCTCGACGCGATCGCCGTCGGCGGTGAGTACCTTGCCGAGCGTGGCTACCGGCGCAGCTGGGGGATCGGCCGGCACATCCAGGGCAGCCAGCTCTTCGACTACTGGCGCGACCCCGACCACTTCATGCTGGAGCACTTCGCCGACGGCGACCTGTTCTCCTGCGACCTCGAACCGGGCTGGGCGCCGATGTCGGGGAGCGGCCTGGCCCAGTGGGGCCCGCCGGTCACCCGCGACTTCCTGGGCACAAACCCGTCTCCCGCCAAGCTCCGCGAGGTCATGACGGCCCTGCGCGACGACAACGAACTCGACCCCGCACGCCTGCTGGGCCTGATGAAAGCGATGAGCTCATGA
- a CDS encoding TetR/AcrR family transcriptional regulator has translation MPTSALTKNRFERRRAETRQALVRAARQILAETGDTSASIQAIAERADVGFGSFYNHFESKTELFDAAVTDALEEFGQVIDDRVEGIEDPAELVAAGFRLTARMADSHPELMRILRDRGLAHIHADRGLSPRALRDLEIGIASGRFNCSNATTALSALGGTLLSLVALRLARPDLDGDETASDLAEMVLRMLGLPPDDAHEVTRRSLPALD, from the coding sequence ATGCCGACGTCAGCCCTGACCAAGAACCGCTTCGAGCGGCGCCGCGCCGAGACCCGGCAAGCGCTCGTCCGCGCGGCCCGGCAGATCCTCGCGGAGACCGGGGACACCAGCGCCAGCATCCAGGCCATCGCCGAGCGCGCCGACGTGGGTTTCGGCTCCTTCTACAACCACTTCGAGTCCAAGACGGAGCTGTTCGACGCCGCGGTGACGGACGCCCTGGAGGAGTTCGGGCAGGTCATCGACGACCGTGTCGAAGGGATCGAAGATCCGGCCGAACTGGTCGCCGCGGGCTTCCGGCTCACCGCCCGGATGGCCGACTCTCACCCGGAACTCATGCGGATCCTGCGTGATCGCGGTCTGGCCCACATTCACGCGGACCGTGGCTTGTCACCGCGAGCCCTGCGCGACCTGGAGATCGGAATCGCCTCGGGCCGCTTCAACTGCAGCAACGCGACCACCGCTCTGTCCGCCCTGGGCGGGACCCTGCTGTCCCTCGTGGCGCTGAGGCTGGCCCGCCCGGACCTCGACGGCGACGAGACCGCCTCCGACCTGGCCGAAATGGTCCTGCGCATGCTCGGCCTCCCGCCGGACGACGCCCATGAGGTCACCCGGCGTTCCCTGCCCGCCCTCGACTGA
- a CDS encoding zinc-binding dehydrogenase: protein MDTMLAGRFHLDSKKFAVEEVPVPVPGPGEILIEVKAAGVCLSDVHLLDGSLVPLFATSDTVTVGHEVAGVIHTLGPDLKRGLTVGTRVTLEAGKTCGQCAGCVRSRPCTQMRTAGIDYNGGWAQYTVAREDTLIPIPDNLPFDQAAIIPDAVSTPYAAVVTTAGVRPAQSVGVWGVGGVGAHNVRVARLAGAAPIIAVDPLPSARERALAFGADFALDPAAPDFADQVRTATGGRGLDFAFDCAGVPAVREQAAAALGLSGSLILVGISPRPLTITEGLTFNYLGKQVRGHYGGSPESVTELVRLAEVGRLDLAPSITDHIPLTEAADAVNRLENKIGDPIRLILVP from the coding sequence ATGGACACCATGCTCGCCGGACGCTTCCACCTGGACAGCAAGAAGTTCGCCGTGGAGGAGGTCCCCGTCCCCGTTCCGGGCCCGGGTGAAATCCTGATCGAGGTGAAGGCCGCAGGCGTCTGCCTGTCGGACGTCCACCTGCTCGACGGCTCCCTCGTCCCGCTGTTCGCCACCTCCGACACGGTCACCGTCGGCCACGAGGTCGCTGGTGTGATCCACACCCTCGGCCCCGACCTCAAGCGCGGCCTGACCGTCGGCACCCGCGTCACCCTGGAGGCCGGCAAGACCTGCGGCCAGTGCGCCGGCTGCGTGCGCAGCCGCCCCTGCACCCAGATGCGCACCGCCGGCATCGACTACAACGGCGGCTGGGCCCAGTACACCGTCGCCCGCGAGGACACCCTCATCCCCATCCCCGACAACCTCCCCTTCGACCAGGCCGCGATCATCCCCGACGCGGTCTCCACCCCCTACGCCGCCGTCGTCACCACCGCAGGCGTACGCCCCGCCCAGTCCGTCGGCGTCTGGGGGGTGGGCGGAGTCGGCGCCCACAACGTCCGCGTCGCCCGCCTGGCCGGCGCCGCGCCGATCATCGCCGTCGACCCGCTGCCCAGCGCCCGCGAACGCGCCCTGGCCTTTGGCGCGGATTTCGCCCTGGACCCCGCCGCCCCCGACTTCGCCGACCAGGTCCGCACGGCCACCGGAGGAAGGGGCTTGGACTTCGCCTTCGACTGCGCCGGCGTGCCGGCGGTCCGCGAGCAGGCCGCCGCCGCACTCGGCCTGAGCGGCTCCCTCATCCTGGTCGGCATCAGCCCCAGGCCCCTCACCATCACCGAGGGCCTGACCTTCAACTACCTGGGCAAGCAGGTGCGCGGCCACTACGGCGGCAGCCCCGAGTCCGTCACCGAGCTGGTCCGGCTGGCCGAGGTCGGCCGTCTCGACCTGGCGCCCTCCATCACCGACCACATCCCGCTCACCGAGGCCGCCGACGCGGTCAACCGGCTGGAGAACAAGATCGGCGACCCGATCCGCCTCATCCTCGTCCCCTAA
- a CDS encoding bifunctional cytochrome P450/NADPH--P450 reductase — MTTSNDLRPIRSPRRVPFLGHTPQIPSTNPVEYFGELSKQFPEGLYGLEIAGIEQVFVWDPDLVAEVCDETRFFKQIDKTPLAHVRDYTGAGLFTAHQHEEEWGMAHRVLLPAFSQRAMKGYYGQMLEIAQNLVGKWERKEGQPVNITDDYTRLTLDTIALSGFGYRFDSFAKEDLHPFLKALLEALVESLRRSQELPMMTKMRKADDKKYRANIQLMRDLVESVIKERREGKGIAEDDLLGLMLEATDPETGKGLDDDNVRDQVVTFLIAGHETTSGLLSFATYSLMRNPQVLAQAYAEVDRLLPGDTVPDYDTIMQMDVIPRILEETLRLWAPIPMIGKSPIEDTVIGGCYELKKGTQVNLLEGPLHTHPKAWDRPEEFDIERWLPENRVNHHPHAYKPFGNGVRACIGRQFALTEARLALALVLQKFKFADTDDYKMDVKEALTRKPGGFELKVRSRRDHERTVFGAVDLQTDDTQAQATVSGVGVNLTVAYGSSLGSCEDLARTIADRSERSGFGTTLVGLDELVDNLPTEGLLVVVASSYNGKAPDNSQRFDDLLAAGLPEGSLSNVQFALLGAGNTQWVATYQGFPKRIEAGLLAAGATPIIQRGIADAAGDFDGMATRWMDTLWTTLAEEYAADTSQASGPRYQVQLLTEADVRPAIVSEQAYSLTVVANEELVSDATGLWDFSIEPPRPAAKSITIELPEGVTYDTGNHLAVFAKNEPALVNRALARLGVDRDQVLRLELPAGGRTHLPVGTPVTAGLLLTEFLELQDVATRSQIQTLTEHTECPWTRPQLQAYTADTEEAEERYQTEILGKRVSVLGLLERFPAVELPLAVFLEMMGPIRPRFYSISSAPLANPRQVRLTVGLLEGPALSGDGQYRGTCSSYIAGLEPGDVFYGYVRVPSPTFAPPADPATPLVLIGPGTGIAPLRGFLEERASQQGNGTAVGLSQVFVGCRHPEHDYFYQQEMQNWEQSGIAQVHTAFSAVAGHPARFVQNAIANAADTVWQAIEDGAYVYVCGDGRRMAPAVREALAAIYRQRTGADDETAQQWLAQLEADERYQQDVFA; from the coding sequence ATGACCACGTCGAACGACCTTCGCCCCATTCGGTCCCCGCGCAGGGTCCCCTTCCTCGGCCACACGCCGCAGATCCCCAGCACCAACCCAGTGGAGTACTTCGGCGAGTTGTCCAAGCAGTTTCCCGAGGGGCTCTACGGCCTGGAGATCGCCGGCATCGAGCAGGTCTTCGTCTGGGACCCGGACCTGGTGGCCGAGGTCTGCGACGAGACGCGGTTCTTCAAGCAGATCGACAAGACGCCGCTGGCCCATGTCCGGGACTACACGGGAGCCGGTCTGTTCACGGCCCACCAGCACGAGGAGGAATGGGGCATGGCGCACCGAGTCCTCCTCCCGGCCTTCAGCCAGCGGGCCATGAAGGGCTACTACGGGCAGATGCTGGAGATCGCCCAGAACCTGGTGGGCAAGTGGGAGCGTAAGGAGGGCCAGCCGGTCAACATCACCGACGACTACACCCGGCTGACCCTGGACACCATCGCCCTGTCTGGGTTCGGTTACCGGTTCGACTCCTTCGCCAAGGAGGATCTGCACCCCTTCCTCAAAGCGCTGCTGGAGGCGCTGGTTGAGTCGCTGCGGCGCTCGCAGGAGCTGCCGATGATGACCAAGATGCGCAAGGCCGATGACAAGAAGTACCGCGCGAACATCCAGCTGATGCGGGACCTGGTCGAGAGTGTGATCAAGGAGCGCCGTGAGGGGAAGGGCATCGCTGAGGATGACCTGCTGGGTCTGATGCTGGAGGCCACCGACCCGGAGACCGGCAAGGGGCTGGACGACGACAACGTCCGCGACCAGGTGGTGACGTTCCTGATCGCCGGTCACGAGACCACCAGTGGTCTGCTGTCGTTCGCCACGTACTCGCTGATGCGTAATCCGCAGGTGCTGGCCCAGGCCTACGCCGAGGTGGACCGGCTGCTGCCGGGCGACACTGTCCCGGACTACGACACGATCATGCAGATGGACGTGATCCCGCGCATCCTGGAGGAGACCCTGCGTCTGTGGGCTCCCATCCCGATGATCGGCAAGTCGCCGATCGAGGACACGGTCATCGGCGGCTGCTACGAGCTGAAGAAGGGAACACAGGTCAACCTCCTCGAGGGCCCGCTGCACACCCACCCCAAGGCGTGGGACCGGCCGGAGGAGTTCGACATCGAGCGGTGGCTGCCGGAGAACCGGGTCAACCACCACCCGCACGCCTACAAGCCGTTCGGTAACGGCGTGCGTGCCTGCATCGGCCGGCAGTTCGCGCTCACCGAGGCCCGTCTGGCCCTCGCACTGGTGCTGCAGAAGTTCAAGTTCGCCGACACCGACGACTACAAGATGGACGTCAAGGAGGCGCTGACGCGCAAGCCCGGCGGCTTCGAACTGAAAGTGCGGTCCCGTCGGGACCACGAGCGGACCGTCTTCGGCGCAGTGGACCTGCAGACCGACGACACGCAGGCGCAGGCCACGGTCAGCGGTGTCGGGGTGAACCTGACCGTCGCCTACGGCTCCAGCCTCGGCTCGTGCGAGGACCTGGCGCGCACCATCGCCGACCGCAGCGAGCGCTCCGGGTTCGGCACCACCCTGGTCGGCCTGGACGAGCTGGTCGACAACCTGCCCACCGAGGGCCTGCTCGTCGTCGTGGCCTCCAGCTACAACGGCAAGGCCCCGGACAACTCGCAGCGTTTCGACGACCTGCTCGCCGCCGGACTCCCGGAGGGCTCGCTGTCCAACGTGCAGTTCGCGCTGCTGGGTGCCGGCAACACCCAGTGGGTGGCCACCTACCAGGGCTTCCCCAAGCGGATCGAGGCAGGCCTGCTGGCCGCCGGCGCCACCCCCATCATCCAGCGCGGCATCGCGGATGCCGCCGGTGACTTCGACGGCATGGCCACCCGCTGGATGGACACCCTGTGGACCACCCTGGCCGAGGAGTACGCGGCCGACACCTCCCAGGCCAGCGGCCCGCGCTACCAGGTGCAGCTGCTGACCGAGGCCGACGTGCGCCCCGCGATCGTCTCCGAGCAGGCCTACTCGCTGACCGTCGTCGCCAACGAGGAACTCGTCAGCGACGCGACCGGGCTGTGGGACTTCAGCATCGAGCCGCCGCGCCCCGCCGCGAAGTCCATCACCATCGAACTGCCGGAAGGCGTCACCTACGACACCGGCAACCACCTGGCCGTCTTCGCCAAGAACGAGCCGGCCCTGGTCAACCGCGCCCTCGCCCGCCTCGGCGTCGACCGCGACCAGGTCCTGCGCCTGGAACTGCCGGCAGGCGGCCGCACCCACCTCCCGGTGGGCACCCCCGTGACCGCAGGCCTGCTGCTCACCGAGTTCCTGGAGCTGCAGGACGTAGCCACGCGCTCCCAGATACAGACGCTGACCGAGCACACCGAGTGCCCGTGGACCCGGCCGCAGCTGCAGGCCTACACGGCTGACACCGAGGAGGCCGAGGAGCGCTACCAGACTGAGATCCTGGGCAAGCGGGTCTCGGTGCTGGGCCTGCTGGAGCGCTTCCCGGCGGTCGAGCTGCCGCTGGCGGTCTTCCTGGAGATGATGGGCCCGATCCGCCCGCGGTTCTACTCCATCTCCTCTGCCCCGCTGGCCAACCCGCGCCAGGTGCGGCTGACCGTCGGCCTGCTGGAAGGCCCGGCCCTGTCCGGCGACGGCCAGTACCGCGGTACCTGCTCGTCCTACATCGCAGGCCTCGAGCCCGGAGACGTCTTCTACGGCTACGTACGGGTGCCCTCCCCGACCTTCGCCCCGCCGGCCGACCCGGCCACGCCGCTGGTCCTCATCGGCCCGGGCACCGGCATCGCGCCGCTGCGCGGATTCCTGGAGGAGCGCGCCTCGCAGCAGGGGAACGGCACCGCGGTGGGCCTGTCGCAGGTCTTCGTCGGCTGCCGCCACCCGGAGCACGACTACTTCTACCAGCAGGAGATGCAGAACTGGGAGCAGTCCGGGATCGCGCAGGTCCACACCGCTTTCTCCGCGGTGGCCGGTCACCCGGCCCGGTTCGTGCAGAACGCCATCGCCAATGCCGCCGACACGGTGTGGCAGGCCATCGAAGACGGCGCGTACGTCTACGTCTGCGGTGACGGCCGCCGGATGGCGCCCGCCGTGCGCGAGGCCCTGGCCGCGATCTACCGCCAGCGGACCGGCGCCGACGACGAGACAGCCCAGCAGTGGCTCGCCCAGCTCGAGGCCGACGAGCGCTATCAGCAGGACGTCTTCGCCTGA
- a CDS encoding TetR/AcrR family transcriptional regulator, whose product MPLTEAGIYAAALRLIDADGVEALTMRKLATALDANPMSPYHHVPNKDALLRGVASMIGAQFRTVTLEDAPWQERLRLLATDFRTLAYRHPNLMAYSFSHPDFIQPDDPFWAALIATLAALGVPPSEIQQIAALMCAVVIGVLIAELNGALHQWSNLKPTAPASGEDGEDGPPDGAPDEDRMFRLVLDTIITGLESRLTANRDGQGASH is encoded by the coding sequence GTGCCTCTGACCGAGGCCGGGATCTATGCAGCCGCCCTACGGCTTATCGACGCGGACGGGGTCGAGGCGCTCACCATGCGCAAACTCGCGACCGCGCTGGATGCGAACCCGATGTCGCCGTACCACCACGTGCCGAACAAGGACGCCCTGCTGCGCGGAGTGGCGAGCATGATCGGCGCCCAGTTCCGCACCGTGACTCTGGAGGACGCTCCCTGGCAGGAGCGCCTCCGCCTGCTCGCCACAGATTTCCGGACACTGGCGTACCGCCACCCCAACCTCATGGCCTACTCATTCAGCCACCCTGACTTCATCCAGCCCGACGACCCGTTCTGGGCCGCGCTCATCGCGACACTGGCTGCCCTAGGGGTACCGCCCTCAGAGATCCAGCAGATCGCCGCTCTCATGTGCGCCGTCGTCATCGGTGTCCTCATCGCCGAACTCAACGGTGCGCTTCACCAGTGGTCGAACCTCAAGCCCACCGCCCCCGCTTCCGGCGAAGACGGCGAAGACGGGCCCCCGGACGGAGCCCCTGACGAGGACCGCATGTTCCGCCTGGTGCTGGACACGATCATCACGGGCCTGGAAAGCCGACTCACCGCCAATCGTGACGGCCAGGGTGCCAGCCATTGA